One part of the Coffea eugenioides isolate CCC68of chromosome 10, Ceug_1.0, whole genome shotgun sequence genome encodes these proteins:
- the LOC113750161 gene encoding protein DOG1-like 4, with translation MHTISMATGNGNHEAQQTEEDFEQFYETWKKQQNQHLQELITASEQVSSPTAPTDGITACSSSSPPPPTDGITATNLSNLVKRVVEHYEEYYKTKSEWADKNILQILSPPWTSSLEDAFLWIGGWRPTMAIHLLYSKSSLQFESKFNVWMQGKLTKHDLGDLTQSQISLIDELQKNTIIEEKEITGKMAKQQEKAAGADMVELSHLVSEALREEEKGTKARDHEAEQSQAESSLNPKEKGFKKILEKADNLRLRTLKSIIETLSATQAVHFLIAAAELHLRLHEWGKARDEGQLSGGAGHPIFQQEA, from the coding sequence ATGCATACTATCAGCATGGCCACCGGAAATGGAAATCACGAGGCACAACAAACAGAGGAAGACTTTGAACAATTTTATGAGACGTGGAAGAAGCAGCAGAACCAGCATCTTCAAGAACTCATCACTGCATCAGAACAAGTTTCATCCCCAACAGCGCCAACAGACGGGATCACGGCTTGTTCCTCCtcatcaccaccaccaccaacaGACGGGATCACGGCAACAAATTTGAGCAACTTGGTGAAACGCGTGGTCGAACACTATGAAGAGTACTACAAAACCAAGTCAGAATGGGCAGACAAAAATATATTGCAAATATTGTCACCCCCATGGACGAGTTCTCTTGAGGATGCATTCCTTTGGATTGGTGGATGGAGACCCACCATGGCTATCCATCTTCTCTACTCAAAATCAAGTTTACAGTTCGAATCCAAATTCAATGTTTGGATGCAGGGAAAATTGACTAAGCATGATCTTGGCGATTTGACACAGAGTCAAATCAGTCTAATTGACGAGCTGCAGAAGAATACAATCATTGAGGAGAAGGAAATAACTGGAAAGATGGCCAAGCAGCAGGAGAAGGCGGCCGGTGCAGACATGGTGGAGCTGAGTCATTTGGTGAGTGAGGCACTGcgtgaagaagaaaagggaacgAAAGCAAGGGATCACGAAGCCGAACAGAGCCAGGCTGAGTCAAGTCTGAATCCCAAGGAGAAAGGGTTTAAGAAGATCTTAGAAAAGGCTGATAATCTTAGGCTGAGAACCCTTAAGAGTATAATTGAGACATTATCTGCAACACAGGCTGTTCACTTCTTGATTGCTGCTGCTGAACTTCACCTGAGGCTACACGAGTGGGGAAAAGCCAGGGATGAAGGGCAACTCTCTGGCGGAGCTGGCCATCCCATTTTCCAACAAGAAGCCTGA
- the LOC113749598 gene encoding protein disulfide-isomerase, which produces MASRSRVRISSLLIMLSIIGLAAAESGTTEEESKSEEFVVTLDHSNFHEFVSKHKFIVIEFYAPWCGHCKKLAPEYEKAASILSKEDPPLILAKVDANEEKNKALATEFGVSGFPTIKILRFGGSVVQDYKGPREADGIVAYVKKQSGPASVEIKTAEDATSFVDEKKIVIVGVFPEFSGEKFDNFTTVAERLRSDFEFGHVLDAKLLPRGELSISGPTVRLFKPFDELVVDFQEFNVDDLVKLIEESSVPLVTLFNNDPNNHPFVIKFFNTENDKAMLFLNFSSENIDAFKSKYRDVAEQYKGKGIGFLLGDLEASQGAFQYFGLKEDQVPLIVIQTNDGEKYLKTHLEPDHIASWVKDYKDGHVKPYKKSEPIPEVNNEPVKVVVADTLQDFVFNSGKNVLLEFYAPWCGHCKKLAPILDEVAVSLENDADVVIAKIDATANDIPQGTFDVKGYPTLYFKSASGNILQYDGDRTKEDMIEFIQKNRDKAAQQESGKDEL; this is translated from the exons atgGCGTCCAGAAGTAGGGTTAGGATATCCTCTCTTCTGATTATGCTTTCCATAATCGGATTGGCTGCTGCAGAAAGTGGAACCACCGAAGAAGAATCTAAATCGGAAGAGTTTGTCGTGACTTTGGACCACTCCAATTTTCACGAATTCGTGTCCAAGCACAAGTTTATTGTCATCGAATTTTATGCTCCTTG GTGTGGGCACTGCAAGAAACTAGCTCCAGAG TACGAGAAAGCTGCATCAATTTTGAGTAAGGAGGATCCTCCGCTCATCTTGGCCAAAGTTGATGCCAATGAGGAGAAAAATAAGGCTCTTGCAACTGAATTTGGTGTCAGCGGTTTCCCCACTATCAAGATCTTGAGATTTGGAGGTAGCGTTGTTCAAGATTACAAAGGACCTCGTGAAGCTGATGGTATTGTTGCTTACGTGAAGAAGCAAAGTGGTCCTGCATCAGTTGAAATTAAAACTGCTGAAGATGCTACCTCATTTGTTGATGAAAAAAAGATTGTTATT GTTGGGGTGTTTCCCGAGTTTTCTGGAGAGAAGTTTGACAACTTTACTACTGTGGCTGAAAGGTTGCGTTCTGATTTCGAGTTCGGCCATGTTTTGGATGCCAAGCTTCTACCTCGTGGAGAATTATCTATTTCGGGTCCTACCGTTAGGTTGTTTAAGCCATTTGATGAGCTTGTTGTTGATTTTCAG GAATTTAATGTGGATGATCTTGTGAAGTTGATTGAAGAGTCTAGTGTTCCTTTGGTGACTCTGTTTAACAATGACCCAAACAATCATCCTTTTGTCATAAAGTTCTTCAATACAGAAAATGACAAG GCAATGTTGTTTCTGAACTTCAGCAGTGAGAACATTGATGCTTTTAAATCAAAGTATCGTGATGTCGCTGAGCAATACAAAGGAAAAGGCATAGGCTTTCTACTTGGTGATCTTGAGGCCAGCCAAGGTGCTTTCCAG TATTTTGGACTCAAGGAGGACCAGGTGCCTCTCATTGTCATACAGACAAATGATGGAGAGAAGTATCTCAAAACTCACTTGGAGCCTGATCATATTGCTTCTTGGGTGAAGGATTACAAG GATGGACATGTGAAACCTTACAAAAAGTCAGAGCCCATACCAGAAGTTAACAATGAACCTGTTAAGGTCGTGGTAGCTGACACACTCCAGGACTTCGTTTTCAATTCTGGGAAAAATG TTCTACTGGAGTTTTATGCACCATGGTGTGGACACTGCAAAAAGTTGGCCCCAATATTGGATGAAGTTGCTGTCTCACTTGAAAATGATGCTGATGTGGTCATTGCAAAAATT GATGCTACTGCAAATGATATCCCACAAGGAACGTTTGACGTCAAAGGTTACCCAACATTGTATTTTAAATCAGCAAGTGGAAATATCTTGCAGTATGATGGTGACAGGACCAAGGAAGACATGATTGAGTTTATTCAGAAGAATCGAGATAAGGCAGCTCAGCAAGAATCTGGAAAAGATGAGCTCTGA